TCTAGCGGCCGCCGGTTGTGGGGTCGATGGTGCGGGCGACCTCATGAACCGCGTTGGCGGGGAACCCGCCCTCCTTCGCGTGCTGACGGATGCGCTCCGCATCGGGAGCGACGTAGACGCAGAAGATCTTGTCGTCGACCACGTAGCTATGCACCCATTGTACGTCCGGCATTCCCGTCAGCACTCGATTACTCGTCTCGCTGATTCCGAGGATCTCTTCGTCGGACAGGGACCCGGCGCCGGGGATCTCGCGCTCGATCACGTATTTCGGCATGCGGCGACATTAACGAGGTGGGGACCGCATAAGCATGCAGTCCTGAAATTCTGTTTTTGCGCTCCTGTGCGGTTCTGTAACTTTTTTGTCACTCGTCTCGGTATCTATTCTGACCGTGTGGCCCGGCCCGGGCCGGGCCACACCGTCACAGCCGCGAGCTATGGGGCGGGCGGGGCCTCCACCACGACGACGTGGTTGCCGTCCGGGTCGCGCAGCATGAACATCAGCGGGGCACCGGGCGTGCGCATCGGCTCCGGATCGATATCGATGCCGCCGACGGCCTTCAGTCGGGCGTGCTCGCCCAGGACGTCCGTTGTCTCCACACCGATCGCGCTGCCCCCGGGCGGACCGCCCATCGGTGGGTTGAGCGCCAGGCGCGCCCGCGACCCGGGCGGGGCCACCTCGAGCCAGCGCCCCTCGTCGTGCTCACCGAAGCGCATGTCGCCCCGAAGCTCGAAGCCGAGCTTCTCGGTGTAGAAGGCGAGGGCGGCGTCCTGATCGGCGACGGTGAACATGACCACGCCGATGTTCGAGAGGGTTGTCGGGGTTCCTGTGGAATCAGTCATGACGGGTAGACCCCGCTCGCACCCGGAACTCATCGGTACCCGGCGGCCCGTGCTGACCGAACCTGAGCGCGGTGTCCCGGCGCACGTGTGACGCCGTTCAGATCTCGTGTCCTCGTCGAAGCATCGATCTCCAGACCGCGTCGACCGCGGGGCGGCCTCGGCTGCTGTCGCGTCGGACGGCGAGCACGGTCTGGTCAGCGCCGGAGATGTTCAGCTGTCGCAGCCGCACCGGCGGAAGCAGCGAGCTCAACTCATCGATGATCGGCATGAAGGAGATCCCGTAGCCCAGGCTGACCAGCGTCGTCATGACCGTGTAGTCGCTGCTGCGGTGCACGACGTGCGGTTCGAATCCGGCGTCCCGGCAGAGTGGGGAGAGGTAATGGGTGACCGTTTCGCCGGCTATCCAGTTCTCCGAGCGCAGCTCCGCGATGTCGACCGGGCCCGATGTCTGGTGCAGGCGGTGGTCCGGGGGCAGCACCAGGAGCCAGTGGTCGGTGTAGAGGGGCTCGTGATGAAGGGTCTCCGACGTGTGCGGCGGGGCGTGGTGTTGGTACGACGGCACGACGGCAAGATCGAGCTCGCCGGTCTGTACGGACGCGAGCGCGGAGGCGGCCAGGGTCTGGGTGCTCTCCAGGACCACGCCCGGGTATTCGTCCCGCAGCTCGCTCAGCAACCGGGGCAGAATCCGCAGCGCGGCGGTCTGGAAGAGCCCGACCCGGACCCGGCCGGCCACCGTGGTGCGAGCCTGTTCGATGACGGCGTCGGTCGTCTCGATCTCCTGTTGCAG
This genomic interval from Mycobacteriales bacterium contains the following:
- a CDS encoding DUF4242 domain-containing protein; amino-acid sequence: MPKYVIEREIPGAGSLSDEEILGISETSNRVLTGMPDVQWVHSYVVDDKIFCVYVAPDAERIRQHAKEGGFPANAVHEVARTIDPTTGGR
- a CDS encoding LysR substrate-binding domain-containing protein — translated: MADVRGLQLLHELNLRGTLAAAADALYLSHSAASHRLAVLEREVGVPVTERIGRRLRLTETGVALAACAQRLQQEIETTDAVIEQARTTVAGRVRVGLFQTAALRILPRLLSELRDEYPGVVLESTQTLAASALASVQTGELDLAVVPSYQHHAPPHTSETLHHEPLYTDHWLLVLPPDHRLHQTSGPVDIAELRSENWIAGETVTHYLSPLCRDAGFEPHVVHRSSDYTVMTTLVSLGYGISFMPIIDELSSLLPPVRLRQLNISGADQTVLAVRRDSSRGRPAVDAVWRSMLRRGHEI
- a CDS encoding VOC family protein encodes the protein MTDSTGTPTTLSNIGVVMFTVADQDAALAFYTEKLGFELRGDMRFGEHDEGRWLEVAPPGSRARLALNPPMGGPPGGSAIGVETTDVLGEHARLKAVGGIDIDPEPMRTPGAPLMFMLRDPDGNHVVVVEAPPAP